A stretch of DNA from Juglans microcarpa x Juglans regia isolate MS1-56 chromosome 5D, Jm3101_v1.0, whole genome shotgun sequence:
AGTAGTATTTGAACCACTTGGTTTCCATTTGTGAACTCTTGTATTTAGATTGAACTGAGATCATTTTATGTGAAATCGATTTGTGAATTCACTGCTGTTCTGTTGTAGTGATAGACATTTGTGAACTATTGGGAATTCATTTGCCCATTTGTGATAGTCGGTGGGCACACGAAATGCCAACTTTGCTTCACGTCGGTGGGGAACAAAATGCACAGCTTCAATTTACATTTTCGTTGGTTGCTCTTAGGGCCTTTTCACTCTTCTGAAACGGAAGGAAAATTCTCGTGCGTTTTTGGCTCTTTGGTTtggggatttttttatttcactaaAGACATGTCATTGTACACGCTGGCCAGTGTGTTAAAATTCAGTGTGCTCCGTAGCAGAACTCATTAGTTTAGATGGATTAAGATCATTTTAATAGCCGAACATAGCCGCAGAAAACTGCTTTCGGGTTCTTTCACAGTTCCCATTCACCGTGAAACCCATTTTCCCAAGTTCACTGACGTCCAGCTTCCACAGTTTTGCCGCCGAAGAAGACATTGGGTATACTTCCAGATCTCCTTTTGATTCGTtccttttaataataaactccaATGTAATGTTTTCTAGCGTACCGAAGGGTGCGATCTCCTTTTGATTCGTTCCTGGAAACCAAATTCACTTGCTTATAATATGGTTCCACTTTCAGCCATTTGCTTATTATGAAtctgttttctataattttttaatgtggtttcctttttatttttccttttgttttccctttctttctttcactttgcTCTGCGTTTCACAGCAATAATGTTCTTCATTTTATCCTTTCCTTAtcaagttcctttttttttttttttttttttttctttatggtgGCGTGAGCACAGTGGCTATTGAAATATATCTTTTGGGCCTAGCAAATCCCTTGTTTTCTTCCCCTAATACGCAGAAAATTTTGAactcattattaattaattccttCGAGTACTCAATAACAATTACACATTCCTTTGCTATCAGTTCTCTTGAtcccctctctgtctctctccctGAGTTTCTACTACTAAGTAGCACTTCTGCTATTCCATCATAGAAATTGATTTCGATCAAGCTGAAAAAGCCCTATATTATTAGTAAGCTAGCGCCCTGCAATCTTTCTAAAGCGCTAACGAGCAAGAAAGGCCCCTTACTATAGATAGGCTAAGGTGCCTTTACTAATATTATGTTACTGTGTTAAAATTAGGgcttagaataaaatttttgctagactgcgtttgaatgttgaaatgagttgagttgagttgtgaataataatattttatggggctcattgagatgagtttaacttttttaggttgagatgggtttaactttttaggttgaaatgtataaagtaggttgagatgagtttttaacttttttatgggaagttgaaaacgTAGTGGGTCctatcaatgattggtttgagataagttgagttggGTTCAACAACTAAACAcacctaaaaatatttttcaacgaCTTGGCTTTTCCTCATTTGGCTACCCGCTCTATTCTCCCCATCTTTCTGTTCGCTTTAGAAGCTAGAGTCTAGGGTCTAGAGGATAACTTCCTCGGTctttattttagagttttgaatTAAGTTTTGAGCCTTTACGGCACTGTGACTCGGTTAAATTCATTAGTGCTTGAAATTCATGGCAAGCATACCAGTTGTTTGATAAAATGGGTGTGGGAATCTTGATGTTTATCTCAACTGATCTGGGTTACTGTTGGATAGTGCTCATTGATCTTTCTGAGGATGaaatgcttcttcttttttcgcCTGTAGTTGAGGTATCTTAGTTGCAGGAAACCtattatttgagatgaaatgatcaTGTCAGAACCATTGAAGCTTGTGAAGTGTCATTTTTCTTCTGTTTAACTGTGGGCTGTTGCTATTGTGCTTTCctttttgcttttcatttgTATACATATGGCGAAGTTTTCTCAACCTTGAACATTTGATTGCAGGGCTAGTTAGTTAAAAAAGATGCCACATAGAACTCGGCCTATGGCAGCCCTTTTGTTGTTTACTGGACTCAATGTTGTTCTAGTGTCAACCATTACTCCTGTCTATGATTTCGTGTGCTTCCATCCTTATTGGGAAAGAAGGGTATGTCTTTATTATCGTTATCTATTCGTTATTGGGGTACATACTTCTTCCCTGCTCAAATTAGTGCTGTTATATTTTAAACCAcacttattttcttctcttaacAGAGATGGAATGATTTTTAGTTGAGTGATATTACTTTCATCGTCCATCTTGGCACAATGTTGTTCATTCATCATGCCATGTCTCTGACTTCCcctacatttataaaattatgaaatggATAACTTTTTTAACATGGACAAAGACTTTAAGAATACATGCATGTGGATAAAATGTGTCCCAGCACTCAACTTTTAGGGATTTTTGACGATTGTCTATGacaatatttatctatttaattatcatGACATGGCTGTTTGGATGTATGTCTGATTTTCTGACCAGTTGGATGCATTAGACCAACCTGGACATTTTTTCCTGGTTCAACTGCCTACTCTGGTTTGGTGTATTGTTGTTTAAACTTATGGCGGCTAAACAACAACTTCTTTGAGAATTATAGAATGCAATCCTTGAGggacattttgttttttttgtgtttttgggggggggggggggggggggggggggggggggggggggggtttggcACATGTTTGAGGTGTTGGTGCAAAAGTTTGTGAAACCTCACTATTTGTATGAGACTGGTTACCTGTCAAGGTGCAGCCTAGTGATTAAAGAGCGGGTAATCCAGGGGAACTCCTGCCTTGGTGAGATTCCACGTCATAAAAATTTTAGGTAACTGGTTGTGCAAAAATATGACGCCCATGCTGATAGGTTTGTGAAGGGCATGATAGTGTTAATAATTATGTCATGTATACTAGAAGAAAGCTTGTTAACACATTTGCAAACGTCTAAGAATGTGTTGAGGTTGGACCcataaataaaatgggctgGCCAACAAATTTATGAGAACCAAAGACAATGTAGAAGTCAATGTATAAGATAAAGTGCACCATTGGCAGAGCAATTGCGTTGGTTTTGGACtctgataaaaaagaaattgcattAGTTGGTTTTGGAACTCTTGAGAGCGGAATGCTCATAAACTGTCCTTAACATGAGCTTTCTTTTAGCAAGAGGTGAAGCAAATAGCCTTGTTAATCGGATGTGATTAAGGAACTTCAGACCCATAAGGTGTGATAAATTAGGTCTGAATTTTGAATACTGGTGATAATAATTAATCCAAATTGATTTAGTCCTGTGATCTGCCAGCCATAAGCATATTTCTTAAGAATAAGGGGCGCGGTGTTAATTATAAGTCAAAtgttacttatatataaaaaaaaaaagagtcaaatgCACTCCCAGCCTAGTGGGAGGATAACAAACCCAAGGTCTTTGTCATACTCTAAAACGTGGATGATTTTGTTAAGATCTCGCATGGACTTCTTGTTTGACCAACACACAAAGTTGAAAGTCTGTCCTGGACTCTTTTTTCCCTTAAACATTCGACAATGCTTTGTGATATGTGTCATTGATACCGATAGAAAAAATGTGCCATTGATAAATAAGCGGTGGTGTTAGCAATGGGCCATGTTTTGGTTGGTTTTGATAAGCTTGAGATTACAAAGTTTTAGAATTGCCCTAACCAGGAGTCTGTCTACCTGTTtacttcaaatattatttaatatgttgATCACGTTAACACGTGTAAGAATATTATTGTGGCTTTTAAGTAGTTGGATACCCGTCTGTTTTGCTGGCACTACCATGAGCCAACTTAAATGTGTATGGGAATTTGGTCAATATAGGACCATCcatcttcatattttttctcCTTATACAGAGAGAACAACGTTGTCAAGAGCGTGAACTTGCTTCGGCAAAGAGGTCCGAATCAACACAAAACGTTATGCGAGGTTGAAGGAAGTCAAGATCAGATGAcaaaggagagaaagaaagggaaaaaagaaaaataacaaagaagCTTTGCATGAGTAGctattgattttctttctttctttttttttttttttatttgaaactaGCTTATATTCAGTATATATTTTACTGCTGGGTATGTGTGCTATAGGACACCAATCATTGAGAATAAAATCATGGTTGATCTGTCTCTACCAAATAGTTCTCTTTGTGTTCTATCTAGGCATTGCAATACTAGCTTTTGATCTACTTTCTGTCCTCGAATGATCGAACCGTGTGGGAAAAGTCATCCTCATAATATGGTTAAAACTTTCTCAGATGGTTGAAAGATGCAGGGAActtaaataattcaatttttctcttccaTTAGAATTGCCTTAATTTACGTTCAATACTGTTAGGAAGGTTCTCCCTCGTTGCACTCACGGTTAGCCACCCACCTTTATTCAAGTAAAAGAGAAGATGATCGTATAATGCTATAATGCGTTTTAAACATCAACTGTttctcttaaataaataaaaacttgtgGATTCAACTTCCGACCAAAACAGAAAGCATTCAACTTCCGACATAAAATGAATTTGGACTTTGGAGTGCCACACAAATCAATTGTGTCCCTATCGTAGGATGGTGAGAAAGACCTACTTTTGATGATATGAGTCTCTAAATGCTCATTCATTTTGGTAGACGCTACTATTGCTAGTGCTAccttccattccttcttcttgaGGGGCTTAATGTTTTAGTCTTACATCAATTTTGTGAGGGTAATCAAGTTGTAGATCTTCTGGCGTCAGGGTGAAGAGGGGCGTAATATTTATTATGAGGATGATCGGGAGTTATCACGCCTTTTGAAATGTATCATTCGGCTCGACAAATTGGGTGTTCCACGTATTCATCTCTAGACTTTTTCATTTGAATGTTTATGTGTACTAACTGTGTTTTGCAGGTGGTTTAGGTTTTTATGTCTTTGCAGTGTATTTTCTAGAATTGTCCATGAACTTGTTTTTTACTGGAGTTTCCATGTTTTGATGCCTGTGTTGgggtattttatatatatttttaattgcaGTTTTCCTCCGTCACAAGTGAGGGTAATCAATAAACTTGGGGTACcgtcttctttttttattaaaaaaaaaagtatctaaCTAAATTCTGTCACTTTTTTAATTCGTTGCGCCTACACCTAACTTTAATACATATGGGATTGCATCACCTACAATCCTAAATTAC
This window harbors:
- the LOC121265176 gene encoding uncharacterized protein LOC121265176, which gives rise to MPHRTRPMAALLLFTGLNVVLVSTITPVYDFVCFHPYWERRREQRCQERELASAKRSESTQNVMRG